The genomic window GAATTTTTTTCCAATTACTAACTCACCTATTAAAGTACCTACAAACTGTCCTAAAAGTAAGCCAGGTATATTTAAAGTAATTAATCCTATTATACCTCCTAAAAACCCTCCTATAATTCCATATTTAGAAGCACCAAATCTTTTTGCTCCTAGTAGGCTAGCTACATAATCAAATATAAAAGATATAATAGTTAAGATCCCAAAGAATATAATCATTTTAATACTAACATCAAGAAATTCAGTCATGTAAGCATATCCTAGGCTTGCTAAAAACATTAAACCTATCCCTGGTATTCCAGGAATTATAATTCCAACTAAACCTATAATCATGAGAATAATTACTATGTATAGCATCAGACACATCCTTTACAGTAATATTAATTATACCTTAAATCATTTTTAAATACAAAAAAAGTATTTACATTTTCAGTAAATACTTTTTGATAACCAATTTTATGGCTCCTCGAGCTGGGCTCGAACCAGCAACCCCCTGGTTAACAGCCAGGTGCTCTACCATTGAGCTATCGAGGAACAATAAGAAAAATCCCGGCGACGACCTACTCTCCCAGGACCTCTGGTCCAAGTACCATCAGCGCTGGAGGACTTAACT from Desulfonispora thiosulfatigenes DSM 11270 includes these protein-coding regions:
- a CDS encoding DUF456 domain-containing protein, giving the protein MLYIVIILMIIGLVGIIIPGIPGIGLMFLASLGYAYMTEFLDVSIKMIIFFGILTIISFIFDYVASLLGAKRFGASKYGIIGGFLGGIIGLITLNIPGLLLGQFVGTLIGELVIGKKFDSSIKSGIGTIIGYVLGVVINMTIGLLILSLFLWSIWKG